The Peribacillus sp. FSL E2-0218 genome contains a region encoding:
- a CDS encoding ribonuclease H-like YkuK family protein encodes MRQSPIYKIPFQNIQEKNMSFEVVFNHIVEFMNVNPAGNYQLMVGTDSQVHKQHTVFITGIVIRQVGNGVWGCIRKVMVPRRMTHLHERISYELSLTEEIVSLFTEERKNQLIDIVLPAVYQGATFTMEGHIDIGIGKRNKTSEFVNEMIARMESMGVEPKIKPNAFVASSYANRYTKQE; translated from the coding sequence ATGAGACAATCTCCAATATATAAAATCCCGTTTCAAAATATCCAGGAAAAAAACATGTCATTTGAAGTCGTCTTCAACCATATTGTGGAGTTCATGAATGTAAATCCAGCCGGTAACTATCAATTAATGGTCGGCACCGATTCCCAGGTACATAAACAACATACAGTTTTCATCACCGGCATCGTGATTCGGCAGGTAGGGAATGGGGTTTGGGGTTGTATCAGGAAAGTGATGGTTCCTCGAAGGATGACGCATTTACATGAACGCATTTCCTATGAATTGTCATTAACGGAGGAAATCGTTTCCCTATTTACGGAAGAAAGAAAAAATCAGTTAATCGACATTGTTCTCCCTGCCGTCTATCAAGGAGCCACCTTTACTATGGAGGGCCACATTGATATTGGCATTGGAAAACGGAACAAAACAAGTGAGTTCGTAAATGAAATGATCGCTAGGATGGAATCCATGGGAGTGGAACCGAAAATAAAACCTAATGCGTTCGTTGCCTCAAGCTATGCCAACCGATATACAAAGCAAGAGTAA
- a CDS encoding sigma-54 dependent transcriptional regulator yields the protein MLHVLVIDDEPAICNALSFALEDSYQVTTTTDPDEGLRKIENQTFDIVLLDLRIGNKSGLDILLKIKQLAPNVAVIMMTAYSSIDTSIEAIKKGAYYYIEKPLNIKELSMLMMRAAEFNQMTNQLETLHEELEKQRGMGNFLGNSRAMQRIFSMIDRVKDIDSSVLITGESGTGKELVARNIHTLGRRKNKPMQIVNCAAIPDMLLESELFGYEKGAFSGATQRKDGKFVAANGGILFLDEISEMPLPLQAKLLRVLQEREVTPLGSNTKRSLDVRIISAANKNLEQMVMDGEFREDLFFRLNVIPISMPPLRERKEDLPILMDYYMKKHARDMNREEKTFSAAARQILLDYHYPGNVRELGNMIEYAVALSNSTCMEDTDLPQYVQEQKFVFQPDVLEDDRNSFRVPLGMSMKDIEEKVITATLQYCKNHRQKTAQVLKISERSLRDKIKLISQKE from the coding sequence ATGTTACATGTATTAGTGATCGATGATGAACCCGCCATTTGCAACGCGCTTAGCTTTGCGTTGGAAGACTCCTATCAAGTCACGACAACGACAGACCCGGATGAAGGCCTTCGGAAGATTGAAAATCAAACATTTGATATCGTTTTGCTTGATTTGAGGATAGGCAATAAAAGCGGGCTTGATATCCTTCTGAAAATCAAACAACTCGCTCCTAACGTGGCAGTCATCATGATGACTGCCTATTCATCCATCGATACTTCCATCGAGGCCATAAAAAAAGGAGCCTATTATTATATTGAGAAGCCTCTAAATATAAAAGAACTTTCGATGCTTATGATGAGGGCAGCCGAATTCAATCAGATGACGAATCAATTGGAGACACTTCATGAAGAATTGGAGAAACAAAGGGGAATGGGGAATTTTCTTGGTAATAGCAGGGCGATGCAGCGCATTTTTTCCATGATCGATAGAGTGAAAGATATTGATTCCAGTGTGCTTATTACAGGTGAAAGCGGAACGGGCAAAGAGCTTGTAGCCAGGAACATCCATACGCTGGGAAGAAGGAAAAATAAGCCCATGCAAATCGTCAATTGCGCGGCTATTCCCGACATGCTGCTGGAATCTGAATTGTTCGGGTATGAAAAGGGAGCTTTTTCAGGTGCCACCCAGAGGAAGGATGGGAAGTTCGTTGCCGCTAATGGAGGCATTCTATTTCTTGATGAAATTAGTGAAATGCCCTTGCCCCTCCAAGCCAAATTATTACGGGTGCTGCAGGAACGGGAAGTGACTCCCCTCGGTTCCAATACGAAACGATCATTGGATGTCCGCATAATCAGTGCGGCCAATAAAAATCTGGAGCAAATGGTGATGGACGGGGAGTTCCGGGAGGATTTGTTTTTCAGGCTGAATGTCATTCCCATTTCCATGCCGCCGCTTCGGGAAAGAAAAGAAGATTTGCCGATCCTGATGGATTATTATATGAAAAAACACGCAAGGGACATGAACAGGGAAGAGAAGACATTTTCGGCGGCCGCACGGCAGATCCTGCTCGATTATCATTATCCCGGGAATGTCCGCGAGCTTGGGAACATGATCGAATATGCGGTAGCCCTATCAAATTCTACATGTATGGAGGATACAGACCTGCCACAATATGTTCAAGAACAAAAGTTCGTCTTTCAGCCGGATGTGTTGGAGGATGATCGAAACAGTTTTCGCGTTCCACTTGGCATGTCCATGAAAGACATAGAGGAAAAAGTCATTACGGCCACTCTGCAATATTGTAAGAACCATCGGCAAAAAACCGCGCAAGTCCTAAAAATATCGGAAAGAAGCCTGCGTGATAAAATTAAACTCATTTCCCAAAAAGAATAA
- a CDS encoding TAXI family TRAP transporter solute-binding subunit, giving the protein MNEQQEISQPASALRQGQPDSSGQDLSNRMLIIATGDMSGVYFTVGQRLSALYERYNGAVSGTQVTQASIENTELVSQHRAEIGFTTVDVLELPSTNKSRLRALTTLYSNYVQIVTTKRHDIDSLDDLAGKRVSVGTSGSGTRLIAERILLETDLQPEQLNLSYLSFTQAAEALQNGSIDAAFFSSGIPNYEIAYTSKQTELSIIPIPKDIIDRLQKQYGVYAQNEIPVDTYKGMQKEVQTISIKNVLVTYDEMSDRHAYNLVKTLYEHLPELQDTHPAASDISLNDAAGPVPLDFHSGAMKYFTEHGLMKK; this is encoded by the coding sequence ATGAATGAGCAGCAGGAAATCTCTCAACCTGCTTCTGCCCTGAGACAGGGACAACCAGATTCAAGCGGACAGGATTTGTCGAATCGGATGCTAATCATAGCAACCGGGGACATGTCAGGTGTTTATTTTACCGTAGGCCAGAGACTGTCTGCGTTGTACGAAAGATATAACGGAGCCGTGTCGGGGACACAGGTCACACAAGCTTCCATCGAAAATACGGAGCTAGTCAGCCAGCACAGGGCCGAAATCGGCTTTACGACAGTGGACGTACTAGAGTTGCCTTCTACGAACAAATCAAGATTACGAGCATTGACGACCCTCTATTCCAACTATGTTCAAATTGTTACCACAAAACGTCATGATATTGATTCCTTGGATGATTTAGCTGGAAAAAGGGTTAGTGTGGGTACAAGCGGCAGCGGCACTAGACTAATTGCAGAACGAATCCTTTTGGAAACGGATTTACAGCCTGAACAATTGAATTTATCTTATCTTTCTTTTACCCAAGCTGCCGAAGCGCTGCAAAATGGTTCCATTGATGCGGCTTTCTTCTCTTCAGGCATCCCGAATTATGAAATCGCTTACACATCCAAGCAAACCGAGCTCTCAATCATTCCGATACCGAAAGACATTATTGACCGTTTGCAGAAGCAATACGGTGTGTACGCTCAAAATGAAATCCCGGTTGATACATACAAGGGAATGCAGAAAGAGGTCCAAACGATTTCCATCAAAAATGTCTTGGTCACTTACGATGAAATGTCCGACCGGCATGCTTACAATCTTGTGAAAACATTATATGAGCATCTGCCGGAGCTGCAGGATACACATCCCGCCGCTTCTGACATTTCATTGAATGACGCAGCAGGGCCAGTTCCGCTCGATTTTCATTCTGGTGCCATGAAATATTTTACCGAACATGGATTGATGAAAAAATGA
- a CDS encoding OsmC family protein — MTTNIKWTGELAFTGFTPSGHEIKMDAAEDVGGQNSGARPTELLLQALAGCTGIDIVMILKKMRLEPLTFRMEMEGTRAEEHPKRFTHYHIHYLLEGELPEDKVVRAIRLSKDTYCSVYHSLNASIEVSYSINGVKGRQKI; from the coding sequence GTGACGACAAACATCAAATGGACAGGTGAATTGGCTTTTACCGGATTCACCCCTTCAGGACATGAAATAAAAATGGATGCTGCTGAAGATGTAGGTGGACAAAATAGCGGAGCGCGGCCAACGGAACTACTATTACAAGCCCTGGCAGGCTGTACAGGAATTGATATAGTCATGATTTTGAAAAAAATGAGATTGGAACCGCTTACTTTCCGAATGGAAATGGAAGGGACGAGGGCGGAGGAACATCCTAAACGCTTTACGCATTATCATATCCACTATTTACTGGAAGGGGAGCTTCCGGAGGATAAAGTAGTACGCGCCATCCGATTATCGAAGGATACGTACTGTTCTGTGTATCACTCCTTAAATGCAAGCATTGAAGTGAGTTATTCGATCAATGGTGTCAAAGGGCGGCAAAAAATATAG
- a CDS encoding family 14 glycosylhydrolase, whose amino-acid sequence MEKLSLGVFNFMIYVPLSSDSVGIAEVKPDYRLYVMAPLGEITDWDAFKAKLMQLKENGVYAITTDIWWGLVESKKDNQFDWSYYKRYGAAVESSGLKWVPILSTHQCGGNVGDECSYPIPSWLWNKDSAENMSFKSESGYWNKEVLAPWWEGTATQYDELYCSFAKNFADKKDLIAKIYLSAGPAGELRYPSYQNADGWDFSERGKLQAYTEGAKRDFRLSMQSKYISIKKLNAAWGKRYKNWDEIQPPGNGDSFFMKGGEIDTVFGNDFMQWYQGSLEKHLSRISKLAHKHFDEVFDVPIGAKISGVHWKMNDPIMPHSAEYSAGYYNYSQLLDQFKESKMALTFTCLEMGDTDAQTAPYYSSPKTLVAQIATLAKEKGISLNGENALPISNEGGFDNVAEMVYNFGFDGFTFLRISYLFDDTGQPTAELPMLANKLPSKSIPVTFTVENVPAAHGVYLIGDRGEIGRWNPVDYEYKLAQREKGSWSGTFRLAADRYYQFKFVMKDENGKITWQQGPNESLTTPATGKGAYTFFW is encoded by the coding sequence TTGGAAAAATTGTCTTTAGGCGTGTTTAATTTTATGATTTACGTTCCTTTATCAAGTGATTCAGTTGGAATTGCAGAGGTAAAACCGGATTACAGGTTATATGTCATGGCTCCATTAGGTGAAATAACGGATTGGGACGCCTTTAAAGCCAAGTTAATGCAGTTGAAGGAAAATGGCGTATATGCCATAACGACAGATATTTGGTGGGGATTGGTCGAGAGCAAAAAGGATAACCAGTTTGATTGGTCTTATTATAAAAGGTATGGCGCGGCAGTGGAATCCTCCGGTTTAAAATGGGTGCCCATCTTATCCACACATCAATGTGGCGGGAATGTGGGTGATGAATGCAGCTATCCCATCCCAAGCTGGCTCTGGAATAAAGACTCTGCCGAAAACATGTCATTCAAGAGCGAAAGCGGTTATTGGAATAAAGAAGTGCTAGCCCCTTGGTGGGAAGGGACCGCAACGCAATACGATGAATTGTACTGCTCCTTTGCAAAGAATTTCGCAGATAAAAAAGATTTGATTGCAAAAATATATTTAAGTGCAGGACCAGCTGGCGAACTAAGATATCCCTCCTACCAGAATGCAGATGGTTGGGACTTTTCAGAAAGAGGGAAGCTTCAAGCTTATACAGAAGGTGCGAAAAGGGATTTCAGGCTTTCGATGCAATCAAAATATATATCGATAAAAAAACTCAATGCAGCTTGGGGAAAAAGATATAAGAACTGGGATGAGATTCAGCCTCCAGGTAACGGGGATTCATTTTTCATGAAAGGCGGTGAAATCGACACCGTCTTTGGAAACGATTTTATGCAGTGGTATCAGGGTTCTCTGGAAAAACATCTTTCAAGAATCTCGAAATTGGCCCATAAACATTTTGATGAAGTCTTCGATGTTCCCATTGGTGCTAAAATCTCAGGTGTCCATTGGAAAATGAATGATCCGATCATGCCGCATTCAGCAGAGTATAGTGCCGGGTACTATAACTATTCCCAACTTCTTGATCAATTCAAGGAATCAAAAATGGCCCTTACCTTTACATGCTTGGAGATGGGGGACACCGACGCGCAAACGGCACCATACTATAGCTCACCAAAGACGTTGGTTGCCCAAATTGCCACATTGGCCAAAGAAAAGGGTATTTCGCTAAATGGCGAAAACGCGCTGCCCATCAGCAATGAAGGCGGATTTGATAATGTAGCGGAAATGGTTTACAACTTCGGTTTTGACGGTTTCACTTTCCTGAGGATATCCTATTTATTCGATGACACAGGACAACCAACAGCTGAGTTACCAATGCTGGCGAATAAATTGCCAAGCAAATCGATTCCGGTTACATTCACGGTTGAAAATGTCCCTGCCGCACATGGTGTATACTTAATTGGTGACCGGGGAGAAATCGGCAGGTGGAATCCAGTCGATTATGAATACAAGCTCGCTCAACGTGAAAAGGGCAGCTGGAGCGGAACTTTCCGTTTAGCGGCGGATCGATATTATCAATTCAAGTTCGTCATGAAAGATGAAAATGGTAAGATTACTTGGCAGCAAGGTCCGAATGAAAGTCTTACAACCCCAGCCACCGGCAAAGGAGCTTATACATTCTTCTGGTAA
- a CDS encoding IS1182 family transposase, whose amino-acid sequence MLSKHDSIQRDQLEMITLDQLVPPNHLVRKMEAAIDFTFIYDLVKDMYSEVGRPSIDPVILVKLTFIQYTFGIRSMRKTIEEVETNMAYRWFLGYGFHDKVPHFSTFGKNYERRFKDTDLFEQIFCRILMTAANKKVISVEHVFVDSTHVKASANKRKFEKKIVRKETRAYQGRLQEEINQDRENHGKKPFPPDKFDKEETKAIKESTTDPESGYYVKDERTKQFAYSFHAAADGNGFVLGTIVTPGNTHDSHILEPLVEQVIEKVGKPEAVAADAAYKTPAITSYLFNKEITPALPYTRPRTKEGFFRKHDYVYDEHFDCYLCPSGETLKYSTTNKEGYREYKSPKQICATCSFLSRCTESKDHQKVVTRHIWQAYVEEADHLRHHQEVKPIYAKRKETIERVFADAKEKHGMRWTTLRGLKKLSMQAMLTFAAMNVKKMATWTWQGPKTA is encoded by the coding sequence ATGCTTTCTAAACATGATTCTATTCAGCGAGATCAACTTGAAATGATTACTTTAGATCAACTGGTGCCACCGAACCATTTGGTTCGTAAAATGGAGGCTGCCATTGACTTCACTTTCATTTATGACTTGGTGAAAGATATGTACTCAGAGGTAGGACGCCCAAGTATTGATCCAGTTATTTTAGTTAAACTGACTTTCATTCAATATACCTTCGGTATTCGTTCCATGCGTAAAACGATTGAAGAAGTTGAAACCAATATGGCTTATCGTTGGTTCTTAGGCTATGGTTTCCATGATAAAGTGCCTCATTTCTCTACGTTCGGAAAAAATTATGAGCGACGCTTTAAAGATACAGACCTGTTTGAACAGATTTTCTGTCGCATTTTAATGACAGCTGCTAATAAAAAGGTAATAAGTGTAGAACACGTTTTCGTGGATTCCACACATGTGAAAGCCAGTGCGAATAAACGGAAATTTGAAAAGAAAATCGTTCGTAAAGAAACACGAGCGTATCAAGGACGTCTTCAAGAAGAAATCAATCAAGATCGTGAAAACCACGGAAAGAAGCCTTTTCCACCAGATAAATTTGATAAGGAAGAAACCAAAGCAATTAAAGAAAGTACTACGGATCCTGAGAGTGGCTACTATGTGAAAGATGAACGAACAAAACAGTTTGCCTATTCATTCCATGCGGCCGCAGACGGCAACGGTTTTGTATTGGGAACGATTGTAACACCTGGTAATACACATGACAGTCATATTTTGGAGCCACTTGTTGAGCAAGTGATTGAGAAAGTTGGAAAACCAGAAGCAGTTGCCGCAGATGCAGCTTATAAAACACCAGCGATTACAAGCTACCTATTTAACAAAGAAATCACACCTGCTTTACCCTATACACGTCCTCGTACAAAAGAAGGATTCTTTCGCAAACATGACTATGTTTACGATGAACACTTTGATTGTTACCTTTGCCCTTCGGGAGAAACTTTAAAGTACTCAACAACAAATAAAGAGGGCTATCGCGAATACAAATCGCCCAAACAAATTTGTGCAACATGCTCATTTTTATCACGGTGTACGGAAAGCAAAGACCATCAAAAAGTAGTGACACGGCATATCTGGCAAGCATATGTGGAAGAAGCAGATCATCTGCGTCATCATCAAGAGGTAAAACCTATATATGCGAAACGCAAAGAAACGATTGAGCGTGTATTCGCAGATGCAAAAGAAAAGCATGGTATGCGTTGGACTACTTTAAGGGGACTTAAAAAATTGTCGATGCAGGCGATGCTTACTTTCGCTGCCATGAATGTAAAGAAGATGGCCACTTGGACATGGCAAGGTCCTAAAACGGCTTAA
- a CDS encoding ABC transporter substrate-binding protein codes for MKKIMSLLSIIILVALAGCGNPTPQKPGESVQTNSGEKGEKKITIAGNGGVIESAIRDVIAPKFKEETGITVNYISGLSGEILSKVELQKNAPQIDIAFFVPVDVIRAKEKELIEPVDESNVPNMKSVDPRFIPAEKAAAPVFGLVIAPAYNTETFKKEKLKPIESWNDLVSPDYEGKTAFADITNDWGFNTLNGLAISNGGSTENIEPGLEKAKDLAGYSNTFYKNSTQMMPAIQQGAADITVMGSYSIGELAVSGIPIKMAVPKEGVPLQAFSAGLVKNTPNSKEALEFINYLVSKEAQQLISEKGFYPTVEGMKIPEKYEESIGLKESDKTFKPDFAKFAEIRAEVSDRWAKEVTPELGTKLK; via the coding sequence ATGAAGAAAATAATGAGTTTACTATCCATCATCATCTTGGTTGCGCTTGCAGGCTGCGGAAACCCGACTCCACAAAAACCGGGCGAATCCGTACAAACTAATTCAGGAGAAAAAGGAGAGAAAAAAATAACGATTGCCGGAAATGGAGGAGTCATCGAAAGTGCCATTCGTGATGTCATCGCTCCTAAGTTCAAAGAAGAAACGGGAATAACCGTCAATTATATTTCCGGCTTATCGGGAGAAATCCTATCGAAAGTGGAATTACAGAAAAACGCGCCACAAATCGATATCGCCTTTTTTGTACCAGTGGACGTAATCCGGGCAAAGGAGAAGGAGCTGATCGAACCGGTTGATGAGTCCAATGTGCCGAATATGAAATCGGTGGATCCGCGTTTCATTCCGGCGGAGAAGGCAGCTGCTCCCGTATTCGGGTTAGTCATTGCACCGGCGTATAATACGGAAACCTTCAAAAAGGAGAAGTTGAAACCGATTGAATCGTGGAATGATTTGGTCTCACCGGATTACGAGGGGAAAACGGCCTTTGCGGATATTACGAATGACTGGGGCTTCAATACCCTTAATGGTTTAGCGATTTCAAATGGAGGAAGTACGGAAAACATCGAACCAGGGCTTGAAAAGGCAAAAGACCTTGCTGGCTATTCCAATACGTTTTATAAAAATTCAACACAAATGATGCCTGCGATCCAGCAAGGGGCCGCGGATATAACGGTCATGGGCAGTTATTCAATAGGTGAACTGGCCGTATCCGGAATTCCCATCAAAATGGCTGTACCGAAAGAAGGCGTACCGCTGCAGGCTTTCAGCGCCGGGTTAGTGAAGAATACACCCAACAGTAAAGAGGCCCTAGAGTTCATTAATTATTTAGTCAGTAAAGAGGCCCAACAACTCATTTCCGAAAAAGGATTTTATCCGACGGTGGAAGGGATGAAGATACCGGAGAAATACGAAGAATCAATCGGACTCAAGGAAAGTGACAAAACATTCAAACCTGATTTCGCCAAGTTCGCTGAAATTCGTGCTGAGGTGTCGGACAGATGGGCAAAAGAGGTTACTCCTGAATTAGGAACAAAACTTAAATAA
- a CDS encoding DUF2533 family protein, which produces MSVHKDITLHAQKQNEQFTEFSLLDQKREEYIQEAVELCKADMDFSTDSINQITMQINALANERFIPARKMVTTEMVRTYVGTLA; this is translated from the coding sequence ATGAGTGTACATAAGGACATTACGTTACATGCCCAAAAGCAAAACGAGCAATTCACTGAATTTTCGCTGTTGGACCAAAAAAGGGAAGAATATATTCAAGAAGCTGTAGAGTTATGTAAGGCCGATATGGATTTTTCAACAGATTCAATCAATCAGATCACCATGCAAATCAATGCCCTTGCAAACGAAAGATTTATACCCGCTCGTAAAATGGTTACCACGGAAATGGTCCGTACATACGTGGGGACATTAGCATAA
- a CDS encoding transporter substrate-binding domain-containing protein — protein sequence MKIEGIGGFLIKKKLLAFLCIVCYAFIWEASGTYNVFAEQKTYIIAVESALPPFSFKNEANEPSGINIDLMEKIAKNNGTVFEYLPMEMQEAEKRLMNGSVDAIVGSTYSIEKDNQLDFTQPYFTMSQSIIIPSNRKKDIHTLTDLRDAHVVLDPTTPVISTFLNMRNTNLTTVSNQYSGMLTLMNDRADAFIGNKWTAEYYLKKLRQGENYIILDEVIEPADYTIAVKQGNQTLLFMMDNALTELKANRQLNGIIDKWLMPQSDQKIARLEQFIFWLTMILTAGAIILFIIYIWNQKLKKSVLAQTRTLHLLNEDLEKQRQKLDNSKAFKEQILNNINTGIITFDHDFLITSCNEKASEILNISKEMILNIPNHTQLLKMFEATHPEQREKVGTGSFRIRVLHGRHEQKEISYSMHKMFSTEKIHTGYLLSMNDETEKKTLEKKLVTQEKLHALGQLVAGVAHEIRNPLTSIKTFIDLLPSKYDKPQFRQVLMEHMPTEVNRLNAIVTDLIEYARPRPPNITNCPAHELISLLAFHKVTMAKKQIHFEQAIDEDLIFYIDLQQIHQVILNLVLNSIQAVEEREVKTITISIDRENEKTGRITISDSGIGIKQDEQNHIFEPFYTNKDKGVGLGLTLSYRLIKENNGDIQVKSHPDCGTTFIILLPLYTNELKKEEKSDVTCISDR from the coding sequence ATGAAGATCGAAGGAATAGGAGGGTTTTTAATTAAAAAGAAGCTTTTGGCATTTTTATGTATAGTTTGTTATGCATTCATTTGGGAAGCATCAGGGACTTACAATGTTTTTGCTGAACAAAAAACCTATATCATTGCGGTAGAGAGTGCTCTTCCCCCATTTTCATTCAAAAATGAAGCCAATGAACCAAGTGGCATCAATATTGATCTGATGGAGAAAATAGCGAAAAATAACGGCACTGTTTTCGAATATCTTCCAATGGAAATGCAAGAAGCGGAAAAACGGTTAATGAACGGTTCCGTCGATGCCATCGTCGGGAGTACCTATAGTATCGAAAAAGATAATCAGCTAGATTTCACCCAGCCTTATTTTACCATGTCCCAATCAATCATCATCCCAAGCAATAGGAAAAAGGATATCCATACGTTAACGGACTTACGCGATGCCCATGTTGTCCTTGACCCCACAACACCTGTAATCAGCACTTTTCTCAATATGAGGAATACAAACTTAACGACTGTTTCGAATCAATACTCCGGAATGTTAACGTTAATGAATGACCGAGCAGATGCTTTCATAGGCAACAAATGGACGGCGGAATATTATTTAAAAAAACTCCGCCAGGGGGAAAACTACATCATTCTTGATGAGGTCATTGAACCTGCGGATTATACGATTGCTGTTAAGCAAGGAAATCAAACGCTTCTATTCATGATGGACAATGCCCTCACTGAACTTAAAGCCAATCGTCAATTAAATGGGATCATCGATAAATGGCTCATGCCGCAATCCGATCAAAAAATCGCCAGACTGGAGCAATTCATTTTCTGGCTGACCATGATTTTAACCGCCGGAGCCATTATTCTTTTCATTATTTACATATGGAATCAAAAGCTAAAAAAATCCGTCCTTGCCCAGACTCGGACATTGCACCTATTGAATGAGGATTTAGAGAAACAACGGCAAAAACTGGACAATAGTAAAGCTTTCAAAGAACAAATCTTAAACAACATCAATACAGGCATCATCACCTTCGATCACGATTTCCTGATTACAAGCTGCAATGAAAAAGCATCAGAGATCCTGAACATTTCCAAGGAAATGATTCTGAATATTCCAAATCATACTCAGCTATTGAAGATGTTCGAAGCTACCCATCCAGAACAAAGAGAAAAAGTGGGCACAGGTTCCTTTCGGATCCGGGTTTTGCATGGACGGCATGAACAGAAGGAGATTTCCTATTCGATGCATAAGATGTTCAGTACGGAAAAGATACATACCGGGTACTTACTGTCCATGAATGATGAAACGGAGAAGAAAACGTTGGAGAAAAAATTGGTCACACAGGAAAAGCTGCACGCACTTGGTCAACTGGTTGCCGGGGTTGCCCATGAAATTAGAAACCCGTTAACATCGATAAAAACATTCATTGATTTACTTCCAAGCAAATACGATAAGCCTCAATTCCGGCAAGTTCTAATGGAGCACATGCCCACTGAAGTCAACCGTCTCAATGCAATCGTTACCGATTTAATTGAATATGCACGTCCACGACCGCCGAATATAACGAATTGCCCTGCTCATGAACTTATTTCATTACTTGCTTTCCATAAGGTGACAATGGCAAAAAAGCAAATACATTTTGAACAGGCAATAGATGAGGACCTTATCTTTTATATAGATTTACAGCAGATTCACCAAGTTATCCTTAATCTGGTATTGAATTCGATTCAGGCTGTGGAGGAAAGAGAGGTAAAAACGATTACCATTTCCATTGATAGAGAAAACGAGAAAACCGGGCGGATTACCATATCGGATTCAGGCATTGGCATCAAACAGGATGAGCAGAACCACATTTTTGAACCTTTTTACACAAATAAAGATAAGGGAGTCGGCTTGGGCCTAACGTTATCGTATAGGCTAATCAAAGAAAACAATGGAGATATCCAAGTTAAAAGCCATCCTGATTGTGGAACGACATTCATCATTTTGCTGCCTTTATATACGAATGAACTCAAGAAGGAGGAGAAATCTGATGTTACATGTATTAGTGATCGATGA